The DNA window AATTTTAATAGGAGATTCGCTAGGTATGACAGTACAAGGCCACTGTTCTACTATACCAGTAAAAATGGAAGACATGATATATCATACAAAATGTGTAAGACGCGGCGCACCATACTGTTTTCTTATTGCAGATCTTCCTTTTATGAGTTATTTTAATGTCAAAGATGCTCTAAAAAATGCTTCTAAATTAATGCAATCTGGAGCAAATATGGTTAAACTTGAAGGCGGAGATAAAATTCTTGAAATTGTCCATCAATTAAATATAAATTCTATTCCCGTATGTGGGCATATCGGATTAACACCACAATCAATTAATATGTACGGATCGTATAAAATACAAGGTAAAAAAAAATCTGAAATAAAACGTTTGATAAACGAAGCTACTCTTTTAGAAAAATCAGGAGTAAAGTTATTAGTTTTAGAGTGTATCGTGCAAAATTTATCTAAAGTTATTACTGAAAAATTAAAAATTCCAACAATAGGTATCGGGTCTGGATCAAGTACTGACGGACAAATTTTAGTGATGCACGACATTTTAGGAATTACTTGCGGAAAAATTCCGTCTTTTGCGAAGAATTTTCTCTTAAATAATTCCGGAATACCTGAAGCAATCGAATTATATGTACAAGAAGTAGAAAATAAACATTTTCCACATGCACAACATAGTTTTAATTAAATAACATAATTATTATGTTAATAATAAAAAAATCATACGAACTCATTCAAGTTCTAAACAAATTTAAATTAAAAAATTCTAATCTACAAATTTCCTTCATACCTACAATGGGAAATTTACATGCTGGGCATCTTGAATTGATCAAATACGGACTTTTGAAATCTCATTGCTTAATAGTTAGTATCTTTGTGAATCCAATACAATTTTCTGAATCAGAAGATTTTAAAAAATATCCCAAAAATTTAAAACAAGATATTAAAAAGCTTATTGCATATCAAGTAGATATATTGTTTTGCCCTACATTAAAATCTATGTATCCTTACGGTTGCAAAAATCATACATATATTGATGTTCCTCAATATTCATCTATTTTGGAAGGAGAAAAAAGGCCAAAACATTTTTTAGGAGTAGCAACAATTATCGCTAAGTTATTTAATTTGATTCGTCCTCAAATAGCTATTTTTGGACAAAAAGATTTTCAACAATTAATTATGGTACGTCAATTAATTTTGCATATGAATTACAACATTAAAATAATTAGTGTGCCAACAATAAGAGAATTTGACGGTTTAGCACTTAGTTCAAGAAATCAATATTTGAGTATTAGAGAAAGAAAAATAGCTCCAAATTTGTATCAGATTTTATTTCAATTATCTAAAAAAATTAAATCTAATACAATAGACATCATTATTAATAATGAAAAAAGTTTTTTGCATGAAGCATCTTCTAAATTAATTGCCTGTGGATTTAAAATAGATCTTTTAAAAATAAGGAACGCGAAAAATCTTATGAAATTAAATAATAATAATAAACATATAATTATTTTATGCAGTGCATGGATTGGAAAAACACGATTAATTGATAATATAAAATTTAAATTGTTTTAAAAAAAATAATTTTATTTTATGAAATCTACGGTTTGGTTACAATAATTAAATATATCGAATATAGAATTTTTTTACAAGAATCTGAAACATTTGAAAATATTTTTTAAATAAAAGATTTTTTAAAGAAATAAGATAAAATACTATTTTAATTTGTACACTATTTATAATGAAAAAAGAAAATTTTTTAACAATACAATATTGTTCGATTAAGAAACAATATACACCTTCTAAAAAAAAATACAATTATGGATATTAAAAACTTATAAAGTATGTAAAAGCATATCCTATAGAATTAATTTGCGTTTAGTAAACAAATGTGAAATTCATTTGCTTAATAAGAAATTTTTAAAAAAAAATTATCCCACGAACATATTAGCATTTCCATACGATGTACAGTTAAATAAAAATGTATTATTTTTAGGAGATTTAGTAGTTTGCAATAAAATTATTCAAGAAGAAGCACATCAACAAAAAAAAATAATTGATGCGCACTGGGCGCATATTATTGTTCACGGAACCTTACATTTACTAGGGTACGATCATGTCAATAGTTCAAAAAATAAAAAAATTATGCAACTTTTAGAAATAAAAATACTACGTTTTCTCGGATATAATAATCCTTATGAAAAATAATTATAAATAATCAAAAAAATTTAATATTTTAATTCATAAAATTTAAATGAAGTACGATGCATTAATAATATTTATCTTTGGAATTTTAAATACAATTTCTTTTTCTCCATATGATTTCTGGCCTGCAAGTATTTTTTCTATATTTGGTTTATTAGTTATTATCAACAAATATCAATACTGGAAAAAAATTATTTTTTTAGGATTCATATGGGGTATAGGAAATTTTTTTAGTTCAATATATTGGATATATTTTAGTATTTATCAATTTTTTGAGCTATCTTTCTTAATTAGCATTTTTTTAGTTTTTGTGTTATCAGTTTATTTATCATTATATCCTATGATTTTTGTTTTATTATTACAATATTTTTGTACACATATAAATCTTAAAAGATTTTTAATTGGAGCACCTTCCATATGGTTTTTTACAGAATTTTTAAGAGGCAAAATATTTACCGGATTTCCATGGTTAGAATTAGGATATAGTCAAATCGATGGACCTTTAAAAGGAATCGCTCCAATATTCGGAGTTTCGGGAATATCATGTATTATAATAATCATCAGCGGTCTGATTTCACTTTCTTGGACGAAAAAAGAAATTTTTCCGTTAATTTTAAGTTTTAGTATATTAATTATTTTATATCCTTTAAATTTTTTAAAATGGTACACTTTTGATAAACAATATATAAAAATTGCGTTAGTACAAGGAAATGTACCACAATCTTTATATTTTGATAATAATCAGGTAAATTTAATTTTAAAAAAATATATGCAAATTACTGAACCTTTTTTAAAGGTATCTAAAATTATTATTTGGCCAGAATCTGCAATTCCTTGTTATGATATAATATGTGACAATTTTTTAATGAATTTAGATCGAAAATTAAAACTAAAAAATTCTATTTTAATAACAGGGATAACAAGTTTTTATCAATCAGGATATTATAATAGCATTATGTTGCTAGGCAATGATCAATCATATGAATATAATTTAAAACATAAATATAATAAGCACTATTTAGTACCTTTTGGGGAAACACTCCCTATAAAAAATTTTTTTCAACCCATTTTAAAAAAATTTGGAATTTTCATTTTTAGTTTACAACGAGGAAAATATTTACAACCTCAGTTAAATATTTCAAATTTTCATTTTACCCCATCTATTTGTTATGAAATAATTTTTAGTGAAAAAATTAGAAACAATGTTCAATCCAATACAGATTTCTTACTTACTATATCGAATGATATATGGTTTGGAAATACTATTGGACCTTGGCAACACTTACAAATGGCACGTATGCGAGCTTTAGAAACAGGAAAAACATTGTTAAGAAGTAGTAATAACGGAATTACTGCAATAATAAATCCAGATGGAACATTAAAATCAAAATTACCACAATTTGTATGTGATGTTTTATTTGAAATAATATCTCCGAGCAAAGGAGTAACACCTTATGTATTTTTTGGATCTATGCCAATTTGGATTATAGTAATTATATTTTTTATTTATTCTATAATATATAAGTTTAAACTTGTAGAGTTGTTTGAATTTTTTATGAAAACACGTTAAAAGTCGATTTATTGTTTTTTTATATTTGATAAATCATTAATATGTTCAACTACTCTTTGCAGACCAACTACGTTATTTTCTTTTGAAATTCTTATTAGTCTAACACCATGTGTATTTCTACCGACAATGTTTACTTCAGATACCCTAGTACGCACTAAAGTGCCAGAATCTGTAATAATCATAATTTGATCATAATCATTTACTTGGACAGCGCCTACTACTTTGCCGTTACGCTTACTTACTTTAATTGAAATCACTCCTTGAATAGCACGTGATTTTTTTGGATATTCTGATTGGTTAGTACGTTTCCCATATCCATATTGTGTAACTGTTAATATTGGACTATTCCCTTTTGGAATAATTAATGAAACTACTCGATCTCCTGGAAGTAAACTGATACCTTTGACTCCACTTGCAGTACGTCCCATATTTCTTACTTGACTTTCAGAGAATCGTACTACTTTGCCATATTCTGAAAACAACATAACTTCTTGGCTTCCATCAGTTAAATCTACGCCGATTAATTTATCTCCTGCATTTAAATTAACTGCAATTATACCGGAATTTCTAGGACGACTAAATTCGCTTAAAGAAGTTTTTTTTACTATTCCGCTTGCAGTTGCCATAAAAACATATTTTTCTTTTTCATGTTTATGCACTGGTAAAATAGCAGTAATATATTCTTTTGGTTCTAATGGCAATAAATTTATTATAGGTTTTCCACTAGATCCTCGATTAGTTTCGGGAAGTTGAAAAATTTTCATCCAATATACTCTGCCACGACTAGAAAATAATAAAATACTATCATGTGTATTTGCTACTAAAAATCTTTCAATAAAATCTTTTTCTTTAATACTAGTTGCTGATTTACCTTTACCTCCACGATGTTGCGCTTCGTAATCTTTTAATGGTTGGTATTTTACATAACCTTGATGGGATAAAGTTACTACTACGTCTTTTTTATTAATTAAATCTTCTATATTGATATTAACAGGTTCTTGAATAATTTTGGTGCGTCTTGGATCTTTATATTCTTCTTTTAAAAGAACTAGTTCTCTCCGAATTTCATCTAATAATTTTTTGGGATATTTTAAAATTTGTTTTAAATAATATGATTTTTGTGTTAAATTTTTATATTCTGTAATTAATTTTTTTTGTTCTAGCTTAACAAGTTTGTGCAAACGTAAATCAAGAATTGCTTGTGCTTGATTTTTAGTCATATAATAATGGGTACTTTTTAAGAAAGTATCGTGTAACTTTTTATTTTTTTTAAAATGTGATATTAATTGATTTTTCATTAATACTTCAGAAAAATTAGTCAAGTTCCATGTATAAGAAGTTAAACGTTTTTGCGCTTCTTCTAAAGAAGTTGATTTTTTTACTAAATTAATTACTGTATTAACATTTAATAACGCAATAAAAAAAGACTCTAGTATATGCATACGATCATTTATTTTTTTTAATTCAAAATTAGTACGACGGGTAATAATAATACGACGATGCTTTAAAAAAGCAGATAATATCTTTTTTAAAGACAAGACTTTCGGTTGTCCATGATGCAAAGCAACCATATTAATTCCAAAAGATACTTGTAATGGAGTTAATGAATATAAATTATTTAATACTATCTCTCCAACTGTATCACGTTTAATTTCTACTACAATACGCATACCTTCTCGGTCTGATTCATCTCTTAGAGCGCTAATTCCTTCAATTCGTTTTTCTTTTACTAAATCAGCAATTTTTTCAATTAATCGAATTTTATTGACTTGATATGGTATTTCATAAATAATAATTGATTCTTTTCCAGTTCTATTATCAGCTAATATTTTAGCAGAAGCACGAATATAAATTTTTCCACGTCCACTAGTATATGCATCTTGAATACCTTCTGATCCATATATAACACCATAAGTTGGAAAATCTGGACCAGGTAAATGTTTCATCAAGTCTAATACACTAATATGCTTATTTTCTAAATAAGCTAAACATGCGTTAATTACTTCTCCTATATTGTGCGGTGGTATGTTCGTAGCCATTCCCACAGCAATTCCCGAAGATCCATTTAATAACAAATTTGGTATTTTTGTCGGCATAATTTCTGGCATGTATTCTGTATCATCATAGTTTGCAATATAATTTACTGTATCTTTTTCTAAATCTGTCAAAATTTCATGAGCAATTTTGGATAATTTGATTTCTGTATATCTCATCGCCGCTGCAGCGTCACCGTCAATTGAACCAAAATTTCCTTGACCATCAATCAATGTA is part of the Wigglesworthia glossinidia endosymbiont of Glossina morsitans morsitans (Yale colony) genome and encodes:
- the panB gene encoding 3-methyl-2-oxobutanoate hydroxymethyltransferase translates to MKKININDIYQFKSKHKKFAAITAYDATFANLFFSHGIKVILIGDSLGMTVQGHCSTIPVKMEDMIYHTKCVRRGAPYCFLIADLPFMSYFNVKDALKNASKLMQSGANMVKLEGGDKILEIVHQLNINSIPVCGHIGLTPQSINMYGSYKIQGKKKSEIKRLINEATLLEKSGVKLLVLECIVQNLSKVITEKLKIPTIGIGSGSSTDGQILVMHDILGITCGKIPSFAKNFLLNNSGIPEAIELYVQEVENKHFPHAQHSFN
- the panC gene encoding pantoate--beta-alanine ligase; translation: MLIIKKSYELIQVLNKFKLKNSNLQISFIPTMGNLHAGHLELIKYGLLKSHCLIVSIFVNPIQFSESEDFKKYPKNLKQDIKKLIAYQVDILFCPTLKSMYPYGCKNHTYIDVPQYSSILEGEKRPKHFLGVATIIAKLFNLIRPQIAIFGQKDFQQLIMVRQLILHMNYNIKIISVPTIREFDGLALSSRNQYLSIRERKIAPNLYQILFQLSKKIKSNTIDIIINNEKSFLHEASSKLIACGFKIDLLKIRNAKNLMKLNNNNKHIIILCSAWIGKTRLIDNIKFKLF
- the lnt gene encoding apolipoprotein N-acyltransferase gives rise to the protein MKYDALIIFIFGILNTISFSPYDFWPASIFSIFGLLVIINKYQYWKKIIFLGFIWGIGNFFSSIYWIYFSIYQFFELSFLISIFLVFVLSVYLSLYPMIFVLLLQYFCTHINLKRFLIGAPSIWFFTEFLRGKIFTGFPWLELGYSQIDGPLKGIAPIFGVSGISCIIIIISGLISLSWTKKEIFPLILSFSILIILYPLNFLKWYTFDKQYIKIALVQGNVPQSLYFDNNQVNLILKKYMQITEPFLKVSKIIIWPESAIPCYDIICDNFLMNLDRKLKLKNSILITGITSFYQSGYYNSIMLLGNDQSYEYNLKHKYNKHYLVPFGETLPIKNFFQPILKKFGIFIFSLQRGKYLQPQLNISNFHFTPSICYEIIFSEKIRNNVQSNTDFLLTISNDIWFGNTIGPWQHLQMARMRALETGKTLLRSSNNGITAIINPDGTLKSKLPQFVCDVLFEIISPSKGVTPYVFFGSMPIWIIVIIFFIYSIIYKFKLVELFEFFMKTR
- the ybeY gene encoding rRNA maturation RNase YbeY, which produces MRLVNKCEIHLLNKKFLKKNYPTNILAFPYDVQLNKNVLFLGDLVVCNKIIQEEAHQQKKIIDAHWAHIIVHGTLHLLGYDHVNSSKNKKIMQLLEIKILRFLGYNNPYEK
- the gyrA gene encoding DNA topoisomerase (ATP-hydrolyzing) subunit A → MNDNNKKILKINIEEELKRSYLDYAMSVIIGRALPDVRDGLKPVHRRILFAMKTINNDWNKPYKKSARIVGNVIGKYHPHGDTAVYDTIVRMAQKFSLRYTLIDGQGNFGSIDGDAAAAMRYTEIKLSKIAHEILTDLEKDTVNYIANYDDTEYMPEIMPTKIPNLLLNGSSGIAVGMATNIPPHNIGEVINACLAYLENKHISVLDLMKHLPGPDFPTYGVIYGSEGIQDAYTSGRGKIYIRASAKILADNRTGKESIIIYEIPYQVNKIRLIEKIADLVKEKRIEGISALRDESDREGMRIVVEIKRDTVGEIVLNNLYSLTPLQVSFGINMVALHHGQPKVLSLKKILSAFLKHRRIIITRRTNFELKKINDRMHILESFFIALLNVNTVINLVKKSTSLEEAQKRLTSYTWNLTNFSEVLMKNQLISHFKKNKKLHDTFLKSTHYYMTKNQAQAILDLRLHKLVKLEQKKLITEYKNLTQKSYYLKQILKYPKKLLDEIRRELVLLKEEYKDPRRTKIIQEPVNINIEDLINKKDVVVTLSHQGYVKYQPLKDYEAQHRGGKGKSATSIKEKDFIERFLVANTHDSILLFSSRGRVYWMKIFQLPETNRGSSGKPIINLLPLEPKEYITAILPVHKHEKEKYVFMATASGIVKKTSLSEFSRPRNSGIIAVNLNAGDKLIGVDLTDGSQEVMLFSEYGKVVRFSESQVRNMGRTASGVKGISLLPGDRVVSLIIPKGNSPILTVTQYGYGKRTNQSEYPKKSRAIQGVISIKVSKRNGKVVGAVQVNDYDQIMIITDSGTLVRTRVSEVNIVGRNTHGVRLIRISKENNVVGLQRVVEHINDLSNIKKQ